In Candidatus Zixiibacteriota bacterium, a genomic segment contains:
- the fumC gene encoding class II fumarate hydratase, which translates to MEYRTETDSMGEIKVRADRYWGAQTERSLFHFKIGGERMPRELIRAMGILKKASAVINMELGLLPKDKGELILKAADEVIAGKLDEHFPLVIWQTGSGTQTNMNVNEVISNRAIEMAGGVIGSKKPVHPNDDVNKAQSSNDTFPTAMHIAAVEEIHRRLIPMVTQLRDTLQKKSNEYNDIIKIGRTHLMDAVPLTLGQEFSGYAAQLTFGLERINDNMKRLYFLALGGTAVGTGLNTHPDFAVKSAAEIARITGKPFKTAPNKYEALATHDALVEFHGALKTLACSLMKIANDIRWMGSGPRAGLAELALPENEPGSSIMPGKVNPTQCEALTMVCAQVLGNDVAVNVGGAMGNFELNVFKPVIIHNVLQSIRLLSDSCEMFNEHCAVGIEPLKENLRRHMQNSLMLVTALNPHIGYDNAAKVAKKAHKEGTTLKEAAIALGLLSAEDFENKVRPAEMIGPNLKGK; encoded by the coding sequence ATGGAGTATCGCACTGAAACCGATTCGATGGGGGAAATAAAGGTCCGCGCCGACCGTTACTGGGGAGCTCAAACCGAGCGCTCGCTGTTTCATTTCAAGATCGGGGGCGAACGGATGCCGCGTGAGTTGATCCGCGCAATGGGGATTCTCAAAAAGGCGTCGGCCGTTATCAACATGGAACTTGGTCTGCTCCCGAAAGACAAAGGGGAGTTGATTCTGAAAGCAGCCGATGAAGTGATCGCCGGCAAACTGGATGAGCATTTCCCACTCGTGATCTGGCAGACCGGCTCCGGCACCCAGACCAATATGAACGTGAATGAAGTGATCTCCAATCGCGCGATCGAGATGGCTGGCGGCGTCATTGGGTCCAAGAAGCCGGTGCACCCGAACGACGATGTCAATAAGGCGCAGTCCTCCAACGACACGTTTCCGACCGCCATGCATATCGCGGCAGTGGAGGAGATTCATCGGCGCCTGATCCCAATGGTGACACAGCTTCGCGACACGCTGCAAAAGAAATCGAACGAGTACAACGACATTATCAAGATTGGCCGCACACATCTAATGGATGCTGTTCCGCTGACGCTGGGGCAGGAGTTCTCAGGTTATGCCGCACAGTTAACATTCGGCCTGGAGCGGATCAACGACAATATGAAGCGGCTCTATTTCCTGGCGCTGGGCGGGACAGCGGTCGGGACCGGGCTGAACACGCATCCGGATTTCGCCGTCAAGAGCGCCGCAGAGATCGCCAGGATCACCGGCAAGCCGTTCAAGACGGCGCCCAACAAGTATGAGGCGCTCGCCACGCATGACGCCCTGGTGGAGTTCCATGGCGCGCTGAAGACCCTCGCTTGCTCGCTTATGAAAATCGCCAACGACATCCGCTGGATGGGGTCCGGTCCGCGTGCGGGTTTGGCGGAACTGGCGCTTCCGGAAAACGAGCCCGGTTCCTCGATCATGCCCGGCAAAGTGAACCCGACCCAGTGCGAGGCGCTCACCATGGTCTGCGCGCAGGTGCTCGGCAACGATGTTGCGGTCAACGTCGGCGGTGCGATGGGGAACTTTGAGCTGAACGTGTTCAAGCCGGTGATCATCCACAATGTCCTGCAGTCGATCCGGTTGCTGTCGGATTCCTGCGAGATGTTCAACGAGCATTGTGCCGTTGGGATTGAACCGTTGAAAGAGAACCTGCGCAGGCATATGCAGAACTCGCTGATGCTGGTGACGGCACTGAACCCACATATCGGGTACGACAACGCGGCGAAAGTGGCCAAAAAGGCGCATAAAGAGGGGACGACGCTGAAGGAAGCGGCCATTGCGCTCGGTTTGTTGAGCGCGGAGGATTTTGAGAACAAAGTCCGCCCTGCGGAAATGATCGGGCCGAATTTGAAGGGGAAGTAG
- the bfr gene encoding bacterioferritin, with amino-acid sequence MKGNDKLIATLNGLLAEELTAINQYMVHSEMCDNWGYGKLHEKIEKRAIQEMHHAEKLIARILFLEGAPEVSKLNKIQIGQDVEAQLKNDLKGEHTASKLYNKAVKQATEAADNATRELLESILKDEEEHVDWLEAQLDQIKQVGIENYLAQQIG; translated from the coding sequence GTGAAGGGAAATGACAAGCTGATCGCCACGCTCAACGGCCTGCTGGCCGAAGAGTTGACTGCTATCAATCAGTACATGGTGCACTCGGAGATGTGCGACAACTGGGGGTATGGCAAACTGCACGAGAAGATCGAAAAACGCGCGATTCAGGAGATGCACCACGCTGAGAAACTGATTGCGCGGATTCTGTTTCTGGAGGGGGCGCCCGAAGTGAGCAAGCTCAACAAAATCCAGATTGGTCAGGATGTCGAAGCGCAGCTCAAGAACGACCTGAAAGGGGAGCACACCGCCTCCAAGCTGTATAATAAAGCGGTCAAACAGGCTACCGAGGCCGCCGATAACGCCACACGGGAGCTTCTGGAGTCGATCCTAAAAGACGAGGAAGAGCATGTGGACTGGCTGGAGGCACAACTCGACCAGATCAAGCAGGTCGGCATCGAGAACTACTTGGCGCAGCAGATAGGGTAG
- a CDS encoding Rrf2 family transcriptional regulator: protein MISHCQGVGAVGTKSAYIVPLAQLCLRLRAFFLSAKHSIAYIPHVITKKTEYAIRAMSELAADPEHLATANQIAQRQAIPPKYLPQIVSELTRAGLLMSVRGYGGGVRLSRPASEINILSIIEAMQGALTMFECQVGETDCVHHPDCRLLQVYCQAQAELERTFAETKLSDIPLHRQTRGSHAK, encoded by the coding sequence ATGATATCACATTGTCAAGGCGTCGGCGCGGTCGGGACAAAATCGGCCTACATTGTCCCGCTGGCTCAGCTTTGCCTCCGACTTCGGGCATTTTTCTTGTCCGCCAAGCACTCCATTGCGTATATTCCCCACGTGATTACCAAAAAGACCGAGTACGCTATCCGGGCCATGAGCGAACTGGCGGCCGATCCGGAACATCTGGCCACCGCCAATCAGATCGCACAGCGCCAAGCGATTCCGCCCAAGTATCTGCCGCAGATTGTCTCGGAACTGACCCGGGCGGGGCTGCTCATGTCCGTGCGCGGGTACGGTGGTGGCGTCCGGCTCAGCCGTCCGGCATCGGAGATCAATATCCTGAGCATTATCGAGGCGATGCAGGGAGCACTCACGATGTTTGAATGCCAGGTCGGCGAAACGGACTGTGTCCATCATCCCGACTGCCGCCTGCTGCAGGTGTACTGCCAGGCGCAGGCCGAACTGGAACGGACATTTGCGGAAACCAAACTGTCCGATATACCGTTACATCGACAAACACGAGGTTCGCATGCTAAGTAA
- a CDS encoding Mrp/NBP35 family ATP-binding protein translates to MLSKEAVLHILSGIEDPELKRPLTELDMVKFVDIQGGNVTVGITLTVPGCPLKEKINADVTKGLGLIPGVESVNVKFDVMTDEQREKLKEKLGFARGPQREPVSIVNFAKRFIAVSSGKGGVGKSTITTNLAAALARLGHKVGLLDADVYGFSVPRMLGVQGQPTIIDDKIVPLRKGDNLQVVSMGFFVNEDDPVIWRGPLLHKAINQFLSDVAWDDLDFLFLDLPPGTGDVTLTIAQAIPAAELLVVTTPQATATHVAGRVAKLAERTKLRVIGVIENMAYFETDGRREYVFGRDGGKMLAERLEVPFLGEIPLNTSIREGADTGRPVALDGTPLQIATFEAIARTIERMQ, encoded by the coding sequence ATGCTAAGTAAGGAAGCTGTTCTCCATATCCTGTCCGGGATCGAGGATCCCGAACTCAAGCGACCGCTGACCGAGTTGGATATGGTGAAGTTTGTCGATATCCAGGGGGGGAATGTGACGGTCGGGATCACTCTCACGGTCCCGGGCTGCCCGCTCAAAGAGAAAATCAACGCCGATGTGACCAAAGGGCTGGGACTGATTCCAGGGGTGGAGTCGGTCAACGTGAAATTTGATGTCATGACCGATGAGCAGCGCGAGAAACTCAAAGAAAAACTGGGGTTTGCACGCGGCCCGCAGCGCGAGCCGGTTTCAATAGTCAATTTTGCCAAACGGTTTATCGCGGTATCATCGGGCAAGGGGGGCGTGGGCAAATCGACGATCACCACCAATCTGGCGGCTGCGCTGGCGCGATTGGGACACAAAGTGGGACTGCTTGACGCCGATGTGTACGGCTTTTCAGTGCCCCGCATGCTCGGCGTCCAGGGGCAGCCGACCATCATAGACGACAAGATTGTGCCGCTTCGCAAAGGGGATAACCTTCAAGTGGTCTCGATGGGGTTTTTCGTCAATGAGGATGATCCGGTCATCTGGCGCGGCCCGCTTCTGCACAAGGCGATCAACCAGTTCTTGAGCGATGTCGCCTGGGATGATCTGGATTTTCTGTTTTTGGACCTTCCGCCCGGCACCGGCGATGTGACCCTGACAATCGCGCAGGCAATCCCGGCGGCCGAACTGCTCGTAGTAACCACCCCGCAGGCAACCGCCACGCACGTGGCCGGACGAGTGGCTAAGCTGGCCGAACGCACCAAGTTGCGTGTGATTGGCGTGATCGAGAACATGGCGTATTTTGAAACCGACGGTCGCCGCGAGTACGTATTTGGCCGGGACGGCGGCAAGATGCTCGCCGAGCGGCTGGAAGTGCCGTTTCTTGGCGAGATTCCGCTGAATACATCGATTCGGGAAGGGGCCGACACCGGTCGTCCGGTCGCACTCGACGGGACGCCGTTGCAGATTGCAACGTTCGAAGCAATCGCGCGCACAATAGAGAGGATGCAGTAA
- the dnaA gene encoding chromosomal replication initiator protein DnaA, translating to MLINDRGGSYMSENVSNSSQWNDCLKYMAVRVKEQSFNIWLKHTKGEPNGSGEFKVTVPNQFVADWIDDHFRELIDEAFVEVLGKPYEVVYIVTGQSDGTDQTSLNFEAAMGMPVALPAINYHHNLNSKYTFESLVVGDFNQFACAAAKAVAEGPGMTRYNPLFIYGGTGLGKTHIVQAIGNYIFEQFPTKRIVYATSEKFTSDFISAISDRSISDFHKVYRDVDVLIIDDIQFFTGKESTQEQFFHTFNTLYHAGKQIILTCDRPPREIKGLEERLLSRFSWGLVTDLQAPDLENRTAILQKKLVDEGASVADAVITHIAEQVRTNIRELEGALTRVLAYAALRGVPVDLELAAKILSDTHADHKKEVTIEAIQRKTADTFRIESGMMTAKKKTAKIALARQVAMYLSRSLTDNSLKTIGAAFGGRDHSTVIHACDLISKRMATDHSFRDKIDKLTAALLY from the coding sequence ATGTTAATAAACGACCGAGGGGGTTCGTACATGTCGGAAAACGTGTCTAACTCGTCACAGTGGAATGACTGTCTCAAGTACATGGCGGTACGAGTCAAGGAACAGTCATTCAACATCTGGTTGAAACACACGAAAGGAGAACCGAACGGAAGCGGGGAGTTCAAGGTAACGGTCCCCAACCAGTTCGTCGCCGACTGGATTGACGACCATTTCCGCGAGTTGATCGATGAAGCGTTCGTCGAGGTGCTGGGGAAACCGTACGAGGTGGTCTATATCGTCACCGGGCAGAGCGACGGTACCGACCAGACAAGTCTCAATTTTGAAGCGGCCATGGGAATGCCCGTGGCGTTGCCGGCCATCAATTACCACCACAACCTCAACAGCAAGTACACGTTCGAGTCATTGGTGGTTGGTGACTTCAATCAGTTCGCCTGTGCTGCGGCCAAGGCAGTTGCCGAGGGGCCAGGCATGACGCGGTATAACCCGCTGTTTATCTATGGCGGCACCGGGCTCGGGAAAACGCACATTGTGCAGGCAATCGGCAACTACATTTTCGAGCAGTTTCCCACCAAGCGGATAGTCTATGCCACCTCAGAGAAATTCACTTCCGATTTCATTTCGGCGATCTCCGACCGGAGCATTTCGGATTTTCACAAGGTTTATCGCGATGTCGACGTGTTGATCATCGATGACATCCAGTTCTTCACCGGCAAAGAGTCGACCCAGGAGCAGTTCTTCCATACGTTCAACACGCTGTATCATGCCGGCAAACAGATCATTCTCACATGTGACCGTCCTCCCAGGGAAATCAAAGGGCTCGAAGAACGCTTGTTGTCCCGTTTCTCCTGGGGTCTGGTGACCGATCTTCAGGCACCGGATCTGGAGAACCGAACCGCTATCCTTCAGAAGAAGCTGGTTGATGAAGGTGCGAGTGTAGCCGACGCTGTGATCACTCATATTGCCGAGCAGGTCCGGACCAACATTCGGGAACTGGAGGGTGCGTTGACGCGAGTGCTGGCGTATGCAGCGCTCCGGGGGGTACCGGTCGACCTTGAACTGGCAGCTAAGATCTTGTCCGATACGCATGCCGACCACAAGAAGGAAGTGACAATCGAGGCAATTCAGCGGAAGACGGCGGATACGTTTCGTATCGAGTCCGGGATGATGACAGCCAAGAAAAAGACCGCCAAGATCGCACTCGCACGGCAGGTAGCCATGTATCTGTCGCGGTCACTGACCGATAACTCCCTTAAAACCATCGGTGCGGCATTCGGTGGTCGGGACCACTCGACGGTTATCCACGCCTGCGATCTTATCTCCAAGCGGATGGCCACTGACCATTCTTTTCGGGATAAAATTGACAAACTTACAGCAGCTCTGCTATATTGA
- the dnaN gene encoding DNA polymerase III subunit beta has protein sequence MKFSLSKTKLSNCLQSVLQVVPSKSTLPILTNVLIEALENKLKISATDLDISITASVECTVAKKGSVALPARILFEIIRELPESEITFEAANQRVEIRIPNGSYKIASVSPEDFPKLPAVNTKREIKIDSSDLVKMIRKTTFACSTDETRPALNGVLWQTKGDRMQMVATDGHRLAKVSMENSRLKGMAEDIIIPPKVLNLIPKFTDGEQKEVGIIFGENNIIFNLNDTILTSRLIEGPYPNFEQVIPTSSDKKLTVSKDELSGAVRRVSILSNALTHQVKFAIKKGSLTLSTSNADVGGEGKETLDCDYQGEQVEIGYNATYINDILTRMDGGEVLFELSTPIAAGVVYSPGTPKEEFLCLVMPLRLAE, from the coding sequence ATGAAGTTCTCTTTGTCAAAGACGAAACTCAGTAATTGCCTGCAGTCAGTCCTTCAGGTAGTACCATCCAAGTCAACCTTACCGATTCTGACCAATGTGCTGATTGAGGCGTTGGAGAACAAGTTGAAGATCTCCGCTACGGATCTTGATATCTCGATCACCGCCAGCGTAGAATGTACGGTTGCTAAGAAGGGCTCGGTAGCTTTGCCGGCGAGGATACTTTTTGAGATTATTCGCGAACTGCCCGAGTCGGAGATTACGTTTGAGGCGGCTAATCAGCGTGTTGAAATTCGAATACCCAACGGTTCATACAAGATCGCCAGTGTTTCGCCTGAGGATTTCCCAAAACTTCCTGCCGTTAACACAAAGCGTGAGATCAAAATAGACAGTAGCGATCTGGTTAAGATGATTCGTAAAACAACCTTTGCCTGCTCCACAGATGAAACGCGCCCGGCGCTCAACGGGGTACTCTGGCAGACGAAGGGGGACCGGATGCAGATGGTGGCCACTGACGGACATCGTCTGGCCAAAGTGTCCATGGAAAACAGCCGTCTCAAGGGAATGGCGGAGGATATTATTATCCCGCCGAAAGTCCTCAACCTGATCCCCAAATTCACCGATGGTGAACAAAAGGAGGTTGGTATTATTTTTGGTGAGAACAACATCATCTTCAATCTCAACGATACAATTCTTACATCGCGCCTGATCGAGGGTCCATATCCGAATTTTGAGCAGGTCATTCCAACCAGTAGTGACAAGAAGCTGACTGTATCCAAGGATGAACTGTCAGGCGCCGTGCGGCGAGTTTCTATTCTCTCTAACGCCCTTACTCATCAGGTGAAGTTTGCCATCAAGAAGGGCTCACTCACACTGTCCACCAGCAACGCCGATGTGGGCGGCGAAGGGAAAGAGACACTGGATTGCGACTACCAAGGGGAGCAGGTGGAGATAGGCTATAACGCCACCTATATTAACGATATACTGACCCGCATGGATGGCGGTGAGGTACTATTCGAGCTCTCCACACCGATTGCAGCCGGTGTCGTGTACAGTCCCGGTACACCCAAAGAAGAGTTTCTGTGTCTGGTCATGCCGCTTCGCTTGGCCGAGTGA
- a CDS encoding DNA replication/repair protein RecF, producing MIVSALTLTHFRNFESLTVPFSPKLNVLYGDNGSGKTNLLEGIFVLCLGRSQRGAADSVLLQTGQEVYRLEGVVCHDGQEHTLAVAYQRAGRRRITIDQSPVRQSELYDRFCVVSAGPEDSEIISGPPSMRRLFLDIYLSQFSRRYLVDLTDYQRALAQKNAALKAEMDPSPFESILISTGARLIQARVQFTTELSQSAAESYRAIAQGEGLELRYEPSVPCGAESMDIPAIEQSFEIRLASLAERERAAHTSLVGPHRDDLAIEIKGMPARTFGSQGQWRTTAIALKLAVYDLLKRKRETTPILLLDEIFAELDRGRSQALVEAFAGYEQLFLTTAGEPPVGLAAESRKFRIASGAIEEIH from the coding sequence ATGATTGTCTCGGCACTGACCCTGACGCATTTCCGGAATTTCGAGTCGTTGACAGTCCCGTTTTCGCCAAAACTCAATGTCTTGTACGGTGACAACGGTTCCGGCAAGACAAATCTCCTTGAAGGCATTTTCGTGCTTTGCTTGGGCCGTTCTCAGCGCGGCGCTGCCGACAGCGTGTTGTTGCAAACTGGCCAGGAGGTGTATCGTCTCGAGGGAGTGGTGTGCCACGACGGTCAGGAGCACACGTTGGCGGTGGCATACCAGCGAGCCGGGCGACGCCGCATTACCATCGACCAGTCACCGGTTCGCCAAAGCGAGCTGTACGACCGCTTTTGCGTAGTCTCCGCCGGGCCCGAAGACAGCGAGATCATATCCGGACCACCGTCCATGAGGCGTCTGTTTCTCGACATTTACCTCTCGCAGTTCTCCCGGAGATATCTGGTGGACCTGACCGACTATCAGCGCGCTCTGGCACAGAAGAATGCTGCTCTCAAGGCAGAAATGGACCCATCGCCGTTTGAGAGTATCCTGATCAGTACCGGCGCGCGGCTCATACAGGCCCGCGTGCAGTTCACCACTGAGCTCTCACAATCGGCGGCCGAAAGTTACCGGGCTATTGCTCAGGGGGAGGGGTTGGAACTCCGGTATGAACCGTCGGTCCCGTGCGGAGCTGAAAGCATGGACATTCCGGCTATAGAGCAGTCGTTTGAGATCCGGCTCGCCAGTCTGGCGGAGCGGGAGCGGGCAGCGCACACGTCTCTCGTGGGACCGCATCGCGACGACCTGGCCATCGAGATCAAAGGGATGCCGGCACGCACCTTCGGCTCGCAGGGGCAATGGCGGACCACGGCCATCGCTTTGAAACTGGCCGTCTATGACCTGTTGAAACGGAAGCGGGAGACCACACCGATCCTGTTGCTCGACGAAATATTCGCGGAACTCGATCGCGGAAGGTCCCAGGCACTGGTCGAAGCGTTTGCCGGCTACGAGCAGCTATTTCTGACCACAGCCGGAGAGCCGCCGGTCGGTCTTGCCGCCGAAAGCCGGAAATTCCGGATCGCGTCCGGCGCGATCGAGGAGATACACTGA
- a CDS encoding ABC transporter ATP-binding protein, with translation MPGLSVNNVSKTFADSRVLDNISLELTGGELLVLLGSSGCGKSTLLRIIAGLEQADSGQIFIDGRRVDELRPRDRNIALVFQNYSLYPHMSVEKNLAFPLKVSGVKKDEIRQRVSQTAQLLGLADRLKDKPGQLSGGQRQRVALGRAIIRQPSLFLLDEPLSNLDADLRVRMRQEIVRLQKELNCTMVHVTHDQAEALTMADRIALLHCGRIEQIGTPEELYQSPVSEYVANFIGQPKINMIDGSLEGTKLMPFGLEFAGNLDKLDRTRVRFGIRPEAIAIHPEGDFTGHVVSAEYMGDHYVMVLSYRELALTVMTVATPPEPTLPVRFTIYPRDLLFFDSESGKRLELL, from the coding sequence ATGCCGGGACTCTCAGTGAACAATGTCTCCAAAACCTTCGCTGATTCCAGAGTGCTTGACAACATCTCACTCGAACTGACAGGGGGTGAACTGCTCGTGTTGCTTGGGTCGTCAGGATGCGGTAAATCGACTCTCCTGAGAATAATTGCCGGGCTCGAACAGGCTGACAGCGGACAGATATTCATCGATGGCCGCCGTGTCGATGAACTTCGCCCGCGAGATCGGAATATTGCGCTGGTATTCCAGAACTATTCGCTGTACCCGCACATGAGTGTCGAGAAGAATCTGGCGTTCCCGCTGAAGGTGAGCGGTGTAAAAAAAGACGAGATTAGACAGCGGGTCTCGCAGACGGCCCAACTGTTGGGACTGGCGGACAGGTTGAAAGACAAGCCGGGGCAACTTTCCGGTGGCCAGCGCCAGCGGGTGGCGCTCGGGCGGGCGATCATCAGGCAACCCTCGCTGTTTCTTCTGGATGAGCCGCTATCCAATCTCGATGCCGATCTTCGTGTCCGCATGCGCCAGGAGATCGTGAGGCTCCAGAAGGAACTCAACTGCACCATGGTGCATGTCACGCACGATCAGGCCGAAGCACTCACCATGGCGGACCGAATCGCTTTGCTTCACTGCGGGCGTATCGAACAGATCGGCACGCCCGAAGAGCTGTACCAATCCCCCGTGAGCGAATACGTGGCGAATTTTATCGGGCAGCCCAAAATCAACATGATCGACGGCTCGCTTGAGGGGACGAAATTGATGCCGTTCGGGCTGGAGTTCGCGGGGAATCTCGACAAGCTTGATCGGACACGGGTCCGATTCGGCATCCGACCGGAGGCTATAGCAATCCACCCGGAAGGGGATTTCACCGGGCACGTGGTATCAGCCGAGTACATGGGGGACCACTATGTCATGGTGTTGTCGTATCGGGAGCTTGCGTTGACAGTTATGACAGTCGCCACGCCACCGGAACCGACCTTGCCGGTAAGGTTTACGATCTACCCGCGCGACCTGCTTTTCTTCGACTCCGAGAGCGGCAAGAGACTTGAATTACTCTGA
- the mutM gene encoding bifunctional DNA-formamidopyrimidine glycosylase/DNA-(apurinic or apyrimidinic site) lyase, whose amino-acid sequence MPELPEVETVVRGLRDTLSGRMVARVELHAPKSSIVVSPAVGSGFAESLRGRAIRDITRRGKNILISLSGNVTLWVHLKMTGHFFYVPRSTPRQKHDLVIFDFEQDSRVADDMQLRFSDYRRFGRLRLYSDSELWQQKGLRDLGPEPLQISAAQFVELCYRRPRMFKPALLDQSFLAGLGNIYADESLYHARIHPRRITTSVSREKLKDLHGHIRSLLQRAIRLMGTSVDSYRGVDGQPGSFQKYLRVYSREGEKCGRCGHLIEREKIGSRSAHFCPKCQRLPRR is encoded by the coding sequence GTGCCTGAACTACCGGAAGTTGAAACGGTTGTCCGCGGTCTACGCGACACCCTGTCGGGGCGTATGGTAGCGCGGGTCGAGCTGCACGCCCCAAAGTCCTCGATCGTGGTCAGCCCTGCTGTTGGGTCTGGTTTCGCGGAGTCGCTCCGTGGTCGCGCCATCAGGGATATAACGCGTCGCGGCAAGAATATTCTGATATCACTTTCAGGTAATGTCACACTCTGGGTTCACCTTAAGATGACCGGCCATTTCTTCTATGTGCCTCGCTCGACCCCCCGGCAAAAGCACGATCTTGTCATCTTCGACTTTGAACAGGACAGTAGAGTTGCCGATGATATGCAGCTTCGCTTCTCCGACTACCGCCGCTTCGGCAGGCTGCGTCTGTATAGTGATTCAGAGCTCTGGCAACAGAAGGGACTGCGTGATCTTGGTCCGGAACCGCTCCAGATATCGGCCGCTCAGTTTGTCGAATTGTGTTATCGACGGCCCCGCATGTTCAAGCCGGCGCTTCTGGACCAGAGCTTTCTAGCCGGGCTGGGGAATATCTATGCCGATGAATCACTGTATCACGCACGCATCCACCCGCGCCGAATCACGACGTCAGTCTCCAGAGAGAAACTGAAGGACCTCCACGGTCATATTCGCAGCCTATTGCAGCGGGCGATCCGCCTGATGGGGACCTCGGTCGACAGCTACCGCGGAGTGGACGGGCAACCGGGGTCATTCCAGAAATATCTTCGCGTATACAGCCGGGAAGGGGAGAAATGCGGCCGCTGCGGGCATCTCATTGAGAGGGAGAAGATCGGCTCGCGATCGGCACACTTCTGTCCAAAATGTCAGCGGTTGCCGCGCCGATAG
- a CDS encoding serine hydrolase gives MFSNRDRRGKAGRFLAVLLMTATACVFALPLSGQTIEQKLDEYLKAAQRIQHFQGAVLVAKDGDILLSKGYGYADAQSLTKNFDYTEFLIGSVTKQFTAVAILQLAEKGKLNLDAPIGKYLPDYPGETAQKVTIHHLLTHTSGIPNYTELADVVGRRHDPITVSDLLHTFDTLPLQFEPGSAFRYSNSGYEVLGAIIEKVSGQSYEGYIRQHILKPAGMSSSGVAGDPKREIAMASGYAPDETGGLVSARYVHGSFSYAAGALFSTVQDMYRWDQALRGERMLHNDSRALMFTPFKEKYGYGWVIDTLYGHLVVTHDGGIDGFVSSFIRFVDVPFCAIVLANSEQARVNPITSALAAIAYEQPYDMPVEKTSIAIEPSALDQYVGAYEIGPEQYRLVLRDGDKLFARRSGGGTSQLLPESRDKFYYESDNSITMTFVRDASGGIVGHVLHQRGADVMAKRVDGDKAAQLLASTTVAQVDPSVYDQYVGEYELSPGFVLTVRRDGSRILTQATGQQEVEIFPRSETQFFLKVVDAQITFVRDHAGLVSSLVLHQGGRDMPAKKMK, from the coding sequence ATGTTCAGCAACAGAGATCGTCGTGGAAAAGCGGGGCGGTTTCTGGCTGTACTCTTGATGACAGCAACGGCGTGTGTCTTTGCGTTACCGTTATCCGGCCAGACCATTGAGCAAAAGCTTGACGAATATCTGAAAGCGGCGCAACGAATTCAGCATTTCCAGGGGGCTGTGCTGGTGGCCAAGGACGGCGACATCCTGCTGTCCAAGGGGTACGGTTATGCGGATGCTCAGTCGCTGACGAAGAATTTCGACTACACGGAATTCCTGATCGGCTCAGTGACCAAGCAGTTCACGGCTGTTGCGATCCTGCAACTGGCCGAGAAGGGAAAACTGAACCTCGATGCCCCGATCGGCAAGTATTTGCCGGATTACCCGGGTGAGACAGCTCAGAAAGTGACGATCCATCATTTGCTCACCCACACCTCCGGTATACCGAATTACACGGAGCTTGCCGATGTTGTGGGACGGCGCCATGATCCGATCACGGTTTCGGATCTCTTACACACCTTTGACACCCTGCCGCTGCAATTCGAGCCGGGTTCGGCGTTTCGCTACAGCAACTCCGGTTACGAAGTTCTGGGTGCGATAATCGAGAAGGTGTCCGGCCAGAGCTATGAGGGCTACATTCGCCAACACATACTCAAACCGGCCGGTATGAGTAGTTCCGGGGTCGCCGGCGATCCGAAGAGGGAGATAGCGATGGCCAGCGGCTATGCGCCGGATGAGACAGGCGGACTGGTCTCCGCCCGGTATGTCCACGGCTCGTTCTCGTATGCTGCGGGGGCGCTGTTTTCGACGGTACAGGACATGTATCGATGGGATCAGGCGCTTCGCGGCGAGAGAATGCTGCATAACGATTCCAGGGCCCTGATGTTCACGCCCTTCAAGGAGAAATATGGCTACGGCTGGGTGATTGATACGCTGTACGGGCACCTGGTGGTGACGCACGACGGGGGGATCGACGGCTTTGTCAGCAGTTTCATTCGCTTCGTCGACGTGCCGTTCTGTGCTATCGTTCTCGCCAACAGCGAGCAGGCCAGGGTTAACCCGATCACGTCGGCACTGGCGGCTATCGCCTATGAGCAACCGTACGACATGCCGGTCGAGAAGACGTCGATAGCGATCGAACCGAGTGCATTGGACCAGTATGTGGGAGCCTATGAGATCGGCCCCGAGCAGTACCGGCTGGTGCTCCGCGACGGCGACAAGCTGTTTGCCCGTCGTAGCGGGGGCGGGACAAGCCAGCTGCTCCCCGAAAGCAGGGATAAATTCTACTACGAGTCCGACAACTCGATAACAATGACATTTGTCCGTGACGCCTCCGGCGGCATCGTGGGCCATGTCCTGCACCAACGAGGGGCGGATGTGATGGCGAAACGGGTGGACGGCGACAAGGCGGCGCAACTTCTGGCCTCGACAACAGTAGCGCAGGTCGATCCTTCCGTGTACGACCAGTATGTCGGGGAATACGAACTTTCACCGGGATTCGTGTTGACCGTCAGGCGTGACGGCAGCCGTATCCTCACGCAGGCGACCGGACAACAGGAAGTGGAGATATTCCCCAGGAGTGAAACGCAGTTCTTTCTCAAGGTAGTGGACGCGCAGATCACTTTCGTGCGGGACCACGCCGGACTGGTCAGCAGCCTGGTGCTTCACCAGGGGGGCCGAGACATGCCGGCCAAGAAGATGAAGTAA